One part of the Raphanus sativus cultivar WK10039 chromosome 7, ASM80110v3, whole genome shotgun sequence genome encodes these proteins:
- the LOC108814169 gene encoding polygalacturonase inhibitor 1 produces the protein MDHKTNATLLFSLLFFVTHLTNALSKDLCNQNDKNTLLKIKKSLNNPRYLASWDPESDCCAWNYLECGDTTANRRVISLTMISAQISGQIPPEVGDLPYLQKLVFRKITNLTGQIPHSIAKLKYLRFFRLSWTNVTGPVPEFLSQLINLVYLNLSFNELSGSIPSSLSLLPNLSYLDLSRNKLTGTIPESFGSFPGEVPDLFLSHNQLSGSIPKSLGNLDFNRIDLSRNKFVGDASMLFGANKTTFCIDLSRNMFQFDLYRAEIPNTFGILDLNHNGITGSIPVQWTETPLQIFNVSYNRLCGRIPTGGKLQTFDSYAYFHNKCLCGAPLDRCK, from the exons TGCGACACTGCTTTTCTCGCTCTTGTTTTTCGTTACACACCTCACCAACGCGTTATCGAAAGATCTATGTAACCAAAACGACAAAAACACCCTCCTCAAGATCAAGAAGTCCCTAAACAACCCTCGCTACCTCGCCTCATGGGACCCCGAAAGCGACTGCTGCGCCTGGAACTACCTCGAGTGCGGCGACACCACCGCTAACCGCCGCGTCATCTCCCTAACCATGATCTCTGCTCAGATCTCCGGTCAGATCCCTCCTGAAGTCGGTGACTTACCGTATCTCCAGAAGCTTGTCTTCCGCAAAATCACTAACCTCACCGGTCAGATCCCACACAGCATCGCCAAGCTAAAGTATCTCCGTTTTTTCAGGCTTAGCTGGACGAACGTCACTGGCCCCGTTCCTGAATTTCTGAGTCAGCTCATAAATCTTGTCTACTTAAACCTTTCCTTCAATGAGCTTTCTGGTTCCATACCTAGCTCTCTCTCCTTGTTACCTAATCTTTCATACCTTGATCTTAGTAGGAATAAGCTTACAG GTACAATACCAGAGTCATTTGGATCGTTTCCAGGAGAAGTCCCTGACCTTTTCCTATCACATAACCAGCTCTCTGGTTCGATACCTAAATCACTAGGCAACCTCGATTTTAACCGGATAGATTTATCAAGGAACAAATTCGTCGGCGATGCTTCCATGTTGTTTGGAGCCAATAAAACGACATTTTGCATTGATTTATCAAGAAACATGTTCCAGTTCGATCTCTATAGAGCTGAGATCCCTAATACATTTGGTATCTTAGACTTGAATCACAATGGAATCACAGGGAGTATCCCAGTTCAGTGGACTGAAACTCCTCTCCAAATCTTCAATGTTAGCTACAACAGACTGTGTGGACGCATCCCCACTGGAGGGAAACTTCAGACGTTTGATTCTTATGCATATTTTCACAATAAGTGTTTATGTGGTGCACCTCTTGATAGATGCAAGTAA